The stretch of DNA AGATGTGAGAGTGCATCTAATTatcagcaagaaagaaaataagtgtatttcccaaaatgttgaactattcctttaaatagtGGAAACATAAATTAGCATCGGAAcaacagttgtgttgtgttgtaaacTACTGGGATAACAGTCAGATATTCACTGTTCCCTCTACGGATTTGTTCATTTGCACATGAACCAGTCATTAGGCAAGAGAAGCTCAAATTTACCAAACCTGACTTCAAAGCTGACTCATTAGCCAACtgactcttcctcctctctctctctctctcccatcatGCCCCTCCGTGTCCCCAACCGACCTCcgcagctgctgctggatgccAAAGCTAACGTGGAGGGTTCCCTTCAGGACGGGATGGAGAACTACACAGAGACCCCACTGCAGCTCGCTGCTGCCGCAGGTACAGAGACAACAGCGTGACTCCTCCATCCTCTACCTCCTGTCCAACTGTACCGCTCCACGCTGACAACACCAGCTGGCCATCAATAACCAGCTGATAACAACACCTGACTGTCAGTGTGAACATTGGCTGAGTTACGACTTTAGAGTCATATTTATCCTGGGCGctgtaacaataaaaacaaatggaggCATGCATGCAGAACAAATGATCCAACTTTTGCCTcactctcatctttctctcttgtctCATTCTGGTTTAAtccaattgtgtgtgtgtgtgtgtgtgtatgtgtgtgtgtcaataagTTTTGCCAATCGTTTGTCATGCACAGGCAACTTTGAGCTGGTGAGTTTGCTGCTGGAGCGGGGGGCAGACCCCATGGTGGGAACCATGTACCGTAATGGCATCTCCACTGCGCCGCAGGGAGACATGAACTCCTACAGCCTGGCAGCAGCCCACGGACACAGGtaggtaacacacacagaaatcatggacacacactcacaggtcAATGAACAGAagatacacaaacactctcCATTCATTCTGCATATTTAGCAAATAATCTTGTTTGTGCACAAACAAAACTCACCAGAGCAGGTCCATGAAATTGACACCCCGGCTGTTGAATTGTTGAATTTGGTTGTGTCAATAGACAAAAACCAATTGCTACACATTCATCTGAAATGTATGGAACTAAAGCCTCAGTTAAGTACAGCGTGGCCTCAGCAGAGTCTCACCTTTGTGTTGTTAAAAGCATCAGCAGCAGTTGGTACATGTTTAATCTTAATAATCCATAACCCTGCACTGTATGCAAAGAGTTTTTACATgagagtttttgtttgttttgccatCTTCACCAAAGCTGGTGCAAAGCACTAAGGTCTGTCTACATTCAGCTTTTTTGGCAAATGGTGTGAGATGTAAGCCAAATGAATTACAGACTGGGCATTGCCTATCACATAACTGGCTATAACGTTCATCCAGTTTTCACCAAATGCCCCGGATATTAGTGACAGGAACAGCAGGCGTGCCGACAAGGGGCACATAACAAAAATGCACCATTAGATTAAAAACATGGTTTTTATACACGTGATTCAGGCTCTAACTGTTTATTTATGGGTGGGTTTAAGTTGAAGTTTTGAAGTCGTAGCAGATGCAGGACATGACTGTAGACTATTATATGATATCCGATGTTCTCTggtcattcatttttaattaacagcaaatattttaGATTGTCCATTCTACAGAGCTACAGTTTGTAAGCATTTCACGATACAGGAGTGCCAATTTGCATATaatgagcttcttttttttttacctcaggaTCTTCTGCTTTATTGATATGCATATGACATATTTGTTTATCTAACCACACTGgttaattaaaacacagttttatgcAGGAATAAATATCAAAGCTGTGAGACAGTTAATTACAGATTGCCCATGGCCTATGACAGTAACTATAACTCAGTGATGTGTCGTTTCTCTAAATACTCATATGTTACTCATACAAACGCGTCTGTTTACTGCAACATCGCCACTTGTGGTGATATTGGATTGACgacaaacaacaaactcacatgaaataaaatacaattaacgAGACTCTTGCACTCTGTGATCAAAGCGATCAAatgaaatttcttttcttttcttctagaAATGTTTTTCGTAAGCTGTTGTCCCATACGGAGACAGGCAAAGGGGATGTGTTGTCCCTGGAGGAGATTCTGGCAGAAGGTTCGGAGCTGGAAGGTAGAAGTCCGTCTCAGATTGACCTGATCCGAACGGGGAAGGCCAAACTTAAAGCCCTGAAAGAAGCCATGTACCACAGCGCAGAGCATGGGCATGTAGACATCACCATAGATATACGTAGCCTTGGTTAGTTGATCTAAACGCTCTCCAaaacatgtgtatgtgttttctaCTGTATCACATTCTGTATGCAGCGTTTACACCTTCTCCATGCGTCTTTACCTCTGTGACCATTTCCCAGGGGTCCCATGGACTTTGCACACTTGGCTGGAGTCTCTGCGGACGTGTTTCCATCAGCATCGCCGACCTCTGATCCAGGGTCTTCTAAAAGAGTTCAGCTGCATCGAGGAAGAGGAGTACACTGAGGAGCTCATCACACATGGCCTGCCTCTCATGTTCCAGATCCTCAGAGCCAGCAAGGTACTGcactggagtttttttttgtttgttttcaggtgttacTGGGATCGTTGTTGTGAAAAGAAGAGAACATCCTCCAAAGCTCTGTCTTAAAAATATTTCCATCAGTCTTTAATATCTTGCTATCGTATACTTTCAAATGTGTCTCTTCTCTTCCCCGAGCCATGGCGtcgtcctcctctcttcttgtATGAATGTCATCAGGTAGTCAGCTtcacagagactgacagagcCCCAGAGGCCCTATTCAATATCAATTACctaaaatgataatgatttaTAATATCTCCCCGCTCCTCTCCGCTGCTGCTCATTAGATCAGGGGCTTGTCTCATTACTTAAACTCACGACCCCCTTGGTGGGCTATTTTGGATCTTAGACACAGCACATCATTGTCCTGTCTAGcacctctgtttgttttgtcttctctaGCCTGGCGTAGCGCTGCCCTGCTGGCGTGATGGGTTTCACTGTCATTGCTgatatgagaaaaaacaaaaagcactgcagtgcttacacaaacatacacacattcgCATTAATTAAACGCTCACGCAGAcctgcacatgcatgtgcatcccatactgactctctctctctctgacacacacacacacatacgctcaTACACTCAGGCCATGATAGCCTTCAGTGGACAGCTACAGTGTCAGTCCTTGTCTGTGTCTCGGATGATGTATGGTGGGGCCAGTGACCCTCGTCTCTATGAAGGCCTCAGGGACCCCTGGCACTGCATACCCCACCACAGACATCAAGGTACAGGCTGTTCATCTTTCCTCTGCCAAGTAGCGCCCCGCCTCAGCCCACCGAAAAACCCCGGTTCAGTTTAATTCAACcctgttcagttcagttaacTTAAATTCAAATCATGTTAGTACAGTTGGATACCAAACTGTTTAATTAAGATGCTTCTATCTAGAGAATTGTGGGGAAAGAAACGCACATTTGTTTCCGGTTTAACAGGCGCCCGTTAATAGCTGTTTGTTGCATGCTTCAGTAAGAGCAAGCAGCCTGACTGCACACGTGGGGCTTGTAGTGTTGCGCCccgctgcagcagctgaatggCAATGCACCACAGGCACACATAatctcactctcttctctttctcacagTCTTACAGTAACTCAGCCTGTCATAGGGTTCCCCTGTGACAGTAATCTCCCAACTGGTATTCATCTGACCCCCTTTCAAAGCTGTGAAATATCCATGAATATGATTTATTGCGACACCTGCTTAAATAAAGTCAGTGCTCAGCTTGAAGTTGAACGTCTGTCACTTTGCTGTCAACTGTGTCAGGGGATGTTTGTGTAGAGAGAGGACATAACGTGGACTCCTGAATTTAAGGCGCGCAACCAGACCTGCGGAGCTGAGCGCCGGCCGCCTCAGCCGCTCTCGTCATCCTCTGATGTTTTGCttactgtgttttgtcagaATGAGGTAATCAGCCAGCAGCTGTCTGCAATCTTCACCCAGTGTTACGGCCCTTACCCCATCCCCAAACTGGCAGAGATCAAGAAGAAGCAGTCGTCACGCCTGGGTGAGACCCTGtctttatcatttcattttcttcactaTAAAATCTATACTATTAACAgtgcaaaataaatacaatgttaAGGCAGTATAAAAGCTGTATACTCTCAATGGAGAGTGCACATAATGCCATCTAGTGTTCAGAGAGTGGAAACAATTTGTAGAATTGGTAGTACGGCTGTACAAGTTGTACACtccatacatttttttgttttttgtttatttttatgattatcagaaaaacatcaagttTTTCTTGCCGTTTGTCTTTCAGATCCTCACTTCCTGAACAATAAAGACATGTCAGATGTGACCTTTTTGGTGGAGGGGAAGCCTTTTTATGCACACAAAGTCCTGCTCTTTACAGCTTCCAACAGGTACTTGAACACATCAGCTTTCAAAACACTCGAGCACAGGAAATTTGCACATGCAGTAAATTGGATTCAGCTGCACATGGCGAattgtgtaactgtgtaaatttgaatatgaaaagataaataaattcATACAGCAATGACCAAACGCATAACTGTGTTGATATGTTACTGAGATGTGATGTCAGGGCTGTACATTTCTTCCCGCTGATCCATAAAGTCATTTTTCACTGCCCCTGCACGGCGGACACGGCGTCCATTTCATCCTCGTGCCATGTTACGTTGACAGTAACCAATCAGTCTTGTCAGAAAGTAACTGAAGAGAAATGACACGTCACTCAAATGTGTTGCTGACATTGTGTCCTGAGAGAAAACACTCCATCTCCATGCTATCAGCATGCTAAGATTTTATTTCCGTTACCTAACCTAATAGACAGGAAAGCTTATCTTTCCTAGCAAATGCTATAACTTCTCTctcttgtgtctctttttcttcctcccaaGGTTCAAATCTCTCCTAGCAAACAGACCTTGTGGTGAGAACACATGCATTGAAATCAGCAACGTCAAATATCACATCTTTCAGGTAATATAATTACTTTAAACAAGACTTTTAAATCATACTCGAGCCACATGCTCATGCTACGCCCTTTATGAATTTGAACTGTATTTATCTTTGTGCAGGAgctgtgtaatgtgtgtttttcctttcagaTGGTGATGCAATATCTCTACTATGGAGGAACAGATGCTCTGCATATCAGGAATACTGATATTATGGAGGTTGTATTATATAGTGTAAAAATATTACACTGAAATCAAACCCTTATACATGAAACATAATTTCAAGGTTTTATGGATATTGAACCAGTTAAATTTAATGACTATTATCAAGTATGAATGATGCATAGTAATATTAATTACTTGTGGtttggttgcagcttctgtCCGCAGCCAAGTTCTTCCAGCTGGAGGCGCTACAGAGGCACTGTGAAATTATCTGCTCCAAGAACATCAACACTGAAACTTGTGTGGAGATCTACAACCACACTAAGGTGcaaacagaatttaaaattcTCATTTAGGCGACGAGACAGTATGTGTTTTTCGGAGTGcaaaaacaacctttttctcccttttttcttaCAGTTTCTTGACGCTCCGGACCTGGCATCCTACATCGAGGGCTACTTCCTGAAGAACATGGTCATCCTGATCGAGTTGGAGCCGTTCAAGCAGCTGCTGTACGATGCGCCTCCAGAGAGCCCTGGCTGTGACGTCCTGCAGGACCTGGAGAAAACCCTGGCCAACCGCATCCAGTCCATCCACCTGTCCTCTTCCAAGGGGTCCATCGTCTGATCTCCTCACTCTTGTGAACACAGGAACAGAGACTATTGATCAGTGGGACGGCGGAGACATGACACTGTATTGACATGCATCTGAGTTACGGGTCATTTcaagtgacagagaaaaaacacttgACCCGTGGACTGTCCCGTTACgatctttgtctctgtgaagCTCATCGGTTGCTAATATGCTTCTTGTTATCTTAGCACAGATGGTTacaagtctgtctgtctgccttgtTGATATCTGTCTAATATGAATTAACATACGATGACTGTCATAAGATAGCTGTACTAAGCCACAATTTGCCAATAACATCCATTACTGTAACAATGTCCCTCGTCCAGCAGGAGTTCCTCAGCTCCCtaggacactgtgtgtgttacatgttgATCTGAAGGGATCAGATGGGACTCAGTGGAAACTCAGAGGAAAAGATGCAAACAACTGCAGTCAGAGCATCTGAATACAtggctctgtgtgttcagatgatGAACAACCTCGGCGTAATGTATTAAGCCATCAGTGTGTCCCTTCCTGGCCATGAGGAAGAACTGCTGcctcatattgtgattatttgctgaaacatctgcagct from Seriola aureovittata isolate HTS-2021-v1 ecotype China chromosome 10, ASM2101889v1, whole genome shotgun sequence encodes:
- the btbd11b gene encoding ankyrin repeat and BTB/POZ domain-containing protein 3-B isoform X3, with product MHHLQPLYMKNHNNGTPIHQKSSVIHWAPEAIYTLCYFMHCPQMEWENPNVEPSKVTLQTERPFMVLPPLMEWVRVAVVHTEHRRSFSVDSDDVRQAARLLLPGVDCEPRQLRTDDCFCASRKLDAASTEAKFLQDLGFRMLSCGRTDLVKQAVNLLGPDGINSMSEQGMTPLMYACVRGDEAMVQMLLDAGADINSEVPNSVHKHPSVFPETRQATPLTFAVLHGHVPVVQLLLDAKANVEGSLQDGMENYTETPLQLAAAAGNFELVSLLLERGADPMVGTMYRNGISTAPQGDMNSYSLAAAHGHRNVFRKLLSHTETGKGDVLSLEEILAEGSELEGRSPSQIDLIRTGKAKLKALKEAMYHSAEHGHVDITIDIRSLGVPWTLHTWLESLRTCFHQHRRPLIQGLLKEFSCIEEEEYTEELITHGLPLMFQILRASKNEVISQQLSAIFTQCYGPYPIPKLAEIKKKQSSRLDPHFLNNKDMSDVTFLVEGKPFYAHKVLLFTASNRFKSLLANRPCGENTCIEISNVKYHIFQMVMQYLYYGGTDALHIRNTDIMELLSAAKFFQLEALQRHCEIICSKNINTETCVEIYNHTKFLDAPDLASYIEGYFLKNMVILIELEPFKQLLYDAPPESPGCDVLQDLEKTLANRIQSIHLSSSKGSIV